The sequence below is a genomic window from Mytilus edulis chromosome 2, xbMytEdul2.2, whole genome shotgun sequence.
ACAGTTTCAAGTATGGtcttaaagatattattattatatgacAACTCTAAATAGCAAGACATACAACAAAATATAACTATAATTTTCGTAccagttataaaatatttaaatcacctAGGACAGATTGTAATGGCAAccattttttatctatatattcttTTTGTGTAGGCGATAAGAAATTTACTGTATTTTGTTCTATTCttatacaatattttaaatatgcaATACTACCTTTCACAGAAGGTTTTTCTCCTGAGTTTTTAcagctataaatataaaatttcaaatcaaCATTATATGTTGTACTACATTATATGGGTCAAAAATTTCCCCAATACCAAAAATAACATCTTTTGCCTCTATATGTTTAGGGCTAAATccacattttaataataaatcttgAAGTGCTATCCAAATATTTTTGCTATATATACATTCCCAAAAAATATGCAATAAGCTTTCTTTGGTTTCAGTGCAAAAAGTGCACAGTTCTGTTTCTATTAAAccacatttataaagaaaagagtTTGTGTATACAATTCTATgtaataacttgaattgaaaattttgaagttTAGTGTTTTTTGTTGCTTGAAATGCCATCGAATAGATTTTGCCCCAATCATCAATCTTAACACATAAAGCATCAGACCATTTATTTTGTGATCTTAAaggattttctttaattttttctagaaataattgataaaaatatttacatggttttgtatcatttttgagtttttctaCAATATCATTTTCAATAATATCTAATCTACCATGATCTGAAATTGTTTTCTTCCAGATATCTGGGATTGCACTAACAAGACCATAATATTCAACAAAATTGGTTTTAACTGCATACTGAGTTTTAAGCTGCTCAAATGTCAATATGTTTTTCCCATCTGagattaaatcatttataaaaaatataccatcattacaataattttcaaaaataaatggcTTTCCACatcttttaatattaatattcagCCAAATGGGTTGACTCAGGATATTAATGGGATTGTTTTCATCTTTCACCTTTTCTGGCTTCAATTTAGCCAGATTTAGAAAAATGTCCCTCCAAAAAGGATTtaacttttttgcaattttttccaGACCCTCTTTTGTCAGGTACAATATTTTATCccctctatatttttctatataactCAATAATAGAATTTTCCAGGGAGAAATATTCAAAGGATCTAGCAATTTATAAAGCCATGACATTTTAAGGGACATACAAAAACTTTCTATATGTGGGAACTTTAAACCTCCCTCAtcataattattaataataactttcctttttattttgtctGGTTTTCCATCCcataaaaatttaatgaaaattcctTGTATTTCTTGTATAACCTGAACTGGTGGATTTGGAAGGACTGTCAGAACCTGTACCAAAAGTGGGAGAGCCAAAGTTTTTATAACAATGGTTTTGCCAATATATGTCAAGTTTCTGTATGACCATAAATTGAGAAGGCTTTTCatgcttttaattttttctgTATAGTTTTCTAAAGTTTTATCCTCATTTAAGAGATTGAAACGAATTCCCAACAGTTTAAACTTTCCTGAAGTATTCCAAGATAATTTCCTATTTGGTAACAGTTTTTCGTTACTGCCTAATCTTGAGCCAACCCATATGGCTTCAGTTTTATCTACATTTACCCTCAAACCAGCACAGGCAGCAAAACTATCAAAAATGTGCAATGCTTGTTTAAGAGATTCCTCATTTTCATCCAGAATCAGAGAGGAGTCATCTGCATATTGACTTAGTAAAAACTCAGAGTCGTTTACTGTGACACCAGAAACAACTGGGTCATATTTTAAAGCTGCACTAAGTAGTTCCAACACAAGGATGAAGAGATAAGGGGATAAAGGATCCCCTTGCCTAACCCCCCTagccaaattaaaaaattctgataAATGTCCATTATTTGTAACTGTACTGGTAATGtctgtataaaaacattttatccaTCTACAAAGTGTGGGACcaaaccaataaaaatctaaagttttttCAATAAAGGACCATTCGACCGTGTCGAAGGCTTTTTCAAAGTCAACCAGTAATAATAATCCTGGAATATCTTCTTCTTCTAGTTTATCTATCAGATCTGCAATAATTCTTACACATTCACCAATGTATCTTCCTTTTAAAAATCCTTTTTGTGTCTGACTTATAATATTTTGCAGTATAGGTTTTAATCTCTTTGCTATGCAAGCAGATGCTAATTTATAGTCAACACATAATAAAGTAATTGGACGCCAATTTTTGatgaagtgtttttcttttccCTCCTTTGGTAAACATACTATTAACCCTTGTCGCTGACTTACTGAGAATTTTCCTTTTTCAAGGCTCTCATTCAGGCAATTGACAAGTGGAAATTTTATGTCATTCCAGAAAAATTTATAGAATTCTACAGTAAAACCATCTATGCCTGGTGactttaaatttttcatatttttaagggCAATACTGCATTCCTTTAAGGTAATTTGACCCTCACAGGAATTAATCTCTTCTCTGCTAGGTTTATTTAAGAAGGGGTTATTTTCATTCATGAATGTGGCATTCTCCTCATCTCCTGGGTTAGAACTTCCgtacaaagtttcataaaataatttttgttccCTAAGAATAGCATTTGGATCTTGAATAACTTGATTTCCTTCCAAaagtaattttgatataattttttctgtataatgttttttttcaagattaCAAAAGAAACGTGTATTCTTCTCCCCTTCAACTTGCCATTTTGCCTTTGCTCTTATTATAATTCCATTAATTTTGTCTTCTCTTAAAATTTTAAGTTCTGTTTCAACCTTTTCAATATCAAGTCTAATTTCATCTAAATTATTTAAAGCAAATAGgtcgtttaatttttctaattttccaAAAAGCATATTCTCCatcttgtctttttcttttttcttgaatGAAGAGCAAGAAATGGCTGtgcctcttattttcattttaatagtTTCCCAAAGTAATTGATTATCAATTTTGTATgctttatcaaggttttcaagaTCTTCATTTGGATCACATTCATATTCAGATATAACCTCTGTAATATCATGCTTGacttttttaataaaatcaatatccTTCAATAAACTATTGTTAAATTTCCAAGTCCCTTTTCCCCTGATCTGATTAATAAATTTGAGATCAATCCTCACTGGTGAGTGGTCAGATCGATAACTAATCCCAATATCTGATGTCACAACAAACGGCTCTAAgtcagaagaaatacaaaaataatcaagACGTCCTTGTTTTTTGTTAGGGCCCCTCCAAGAATATCTTTTAACTGAAGGATTTTGTATCCTCCAAATATCTAATAAGTCTAAATTATTCATCATTTCATGAATCTTAACTTGAGCTCTGGGATTATTTTCAGTCTGATAGTTCAGAGTATCAAGACTATAATTTTGTACTACATTCCAGTCTCCAACAACTATAactgaagaattttcaaaaagacaaattttGCTTTCCAAAGAATGAAAAAATTCAGGACAGTCCTCATTTGGACCATACAATGCTACAAGTGTTAGTCTATAATCTTGAACAGTAATatctaaaataatgaaatttccaTTATTATCtataatttcattatttattttaaattcaaaggAATTCTTAAACAAGACTGCTACTCCTCTGCTCCTGTTTGAATAGCTACTAAATTTACCTGTATATCCCCATTCTTGAAgccatttattttcattttctaaacAACAGTGAGTATCAACCAACACTGCAATATCATAACGtttcttacaaattgaaaaaatatctAATCTTTTTACCTTATTTGCTAATCCCCTACAGTTTACGGAACCTACAACTATGGATGCCATTGATATACATACACAAATTTTGTCAATAAAGTAATAGCCACATATATTACACTCTTATATTTGTTGCTGTCTGTCCCAAGTGATTTATATAACTTACATGTTTTGCATACTGTACACCAAGATTCATATCTTGTGCTGTCCTTAATAATTTTGGTTGTGTGTGATGAAGCCTTGTAATCTAAATGCATTCTGCCAATATGAGTTATCTGCTCTTTTAAAATAAGATCCAAATTAAAGTACcaaagaaaaaattaaagaaataaataaaaaaagataaatttagtTACAATTTTACCCCTTTTGTGGTTCaggtatttatatattattaaaaaaaattcaaaaaaattcaaacacattTAATGTGCCAGTGTTTTTAAAGCCAAAAAGTGTTGCTAGGATGTACCAATAAAAAGTAGTTTTCACTTGTCATTAGTTAATTAATCAGTATATTCATAAATGACAAATTATATGTATAATAATGCTAcatataatatttgaattaaatatcaaagaaaaagtGTAGTTTCtggatatatatattttgatataaacatgataaatgagaCAGTTGACTGCTTATCTATTACacaataagatttttttaacaatCTAATAGTATAGTTCTACATGAAGCAGTCATTTAATTTGTACTATTAAGAGTTGGGACTGAGAAGCatgaaaagccaaaataaatcTACCTTTACCATCtgagagaaaaaagaaaaagaaaaaacccgTACAAAACATAATCACGATCAAGTTTACTTAACTCGTGATGGAAACTACATATAATAACAATATTCTACATATTCAACATCATGAGATAGATCCGTAAATATGTCAACCCTGTTAGGAACAAACAAAAATCATGtctgcatgtacatgtatttaagagTTAAAACTCTGATATGTGTTATGTTTATACCATACTATTGTGATAGTGATTACTATTTAACCAAAACTATTTCTGTCCTAACTTTCGGTCTCTTCCAACAGAGACATCAATTATACATTgtattaggattttttttatatatgtggtttgttttaacataatttacatgttttcatAGATTATATTTCCAGGATTTATGTTTGTACAAACTACATATCTATATatcatgtttggtttttttttctgcagCCAAGTTTCAAAACCTTGCTTAGGTCTATAATTATATTGAGTATATATTTGACAAATTATTTCAAGATTTGTATGTTCCAAAAAAggatatgtacatttgtacatgtttggcgATTTGTCAAATGAAATTTTTCTCTGCTATATTACCTAAAATGCGTTATCTAGTTTCCAACCTAAGAGTAAATGTTATCCAGTTTATTTCCATGGATACAGGCCAAAAATATAAGCTTTTTGGATATCTATTTTGAAGGCAAcagtttgtaaatttttgttatagATCAAAAATGTAAACACGGAAGTATCATGGTGtgattaaaaatacatgttccGGATATGGCCCCGTCAATTTTCCGCAATTCTTCATCTACATAAgaatttgtttcagaaaaaaaaatttggattaTGAGGTTGTAAAAACACGTAAAACATATAAAGTATCAAGAAAAGTAATGATAAATCaagaaatcaaaacaaaaaatgccaaaaaacATGTACATTCCCAAATAAACTGAGggacaaaaactttttttttattttttgagtcTTTGGTTTATATTGTCAAAAATGTCAAATCTGTGCCTTTCACCATCTGTATCTGTCCCATACACATGACCATTAAAGTACCAGGCACTGGTGATACTTTCGTGTAGATGCATTCTATTGATCAGACCTTGGTTCTTTTGTGTTATGTCATCTCCTATTTTAATTTCTATGCTCTTTTGTAGATCTTTTCGTTTCTTCAGAATAGCTATTTTATTTTCCATACGAACAAATTTTACGATTACTGGTCTTGGGAAACCCTTTTTTCCAGGAATGCGGTGCATAGCTACAATGTCTGTTTTGTTTAGTTCTATTCCTACTTTGTCTTTTAATGTAGTTAACAATTCTGGTATTAATTGTTCACCTCGTCTTTCTTCTAAGTTATGgatctttatgttttttttacggGAATATTGCTCATTCCAATTTGCCATACGAATCCCTTCTGTTACCCCTGTTTCTATTTGTTTTATCTCTTCTTTCATCTTTCTGAGTTCTGTATGCAGAGCTGCATTTTTTTCCAGTAAATTTGCATTATCAAACTCTATGGAGTCCATTTTCCTGCCAACCATCTCAAATTTTTTATCATAACTCTCCTTCAT
It includes:
- the LOC139510747 gene encoding uncharacterized protein MCAP_0864-like, whose amino-acid sequence is MSQPQITSFVSKASVGKLKNSNDNPTDKVDTTESVFDLNNTNISDKSNPNKRPRTCISDSSDHSVCIERELEDIKKSMDKIVKKDDIEEIVTNIMGKLLNKWKTEIKKEILEEVTKERVKMKESYDKKFEMVGRKMDSIEFDNANLLEKNAALHTELRKMKEEIKQIETGVTEGIRMANWNEQYSRKKNIKIHNLEERRGEQLIPELLTTLKDKVGIELNKTDIVAMHRIPGKKGFPRPVIVKFVRMENKIAILKKRKDLQKSIEIKIGDDITQKNQGLINRMHLHESITSAWYFNGHVYGTDTDGERHRFDIFDNINQRLKK